A window of the Firmicutes bacterium CAG:345 genome harbors these coding sequences:
- a CDS encoding putative uncharacterized protein (product inferred by homology to UniProt) — MLKKKNIVVIGCSNMGAYIASRLSELGNNVTIIDKNKNSFRILDESYTGFKLEGNGMDRDFLVKNHVDQADIVLVATEDDNTNSCIAQIVKVIYNVPIVITRIYDIDKTIVLEGTGVRIIYPSILVSNEFFTLVKEEEDKKIKESKKK; from the coding sequence ATGTTAAAAAAGAAAAATATCGTTGTTATCGGTTGCTCCAACATGGGAGCTTATATCGCTAGCCGCCTATCAGAATTAGGAAATAATGTCACAATCATCGATAAAAATAAAAATTCTTTCAGAATTTTAGATGAATCATATACCGGATTTAAACTCGAAGGAAATGGTATGGATCGTGATTTTTTAGTAAAAAATCATGTAGACCAAGCCGATATTGTTCTAGTAGCAACGGAAGATGATAATACAAATTCTTGCATCGCGCAAATTGTCAAGGTCATCTACAATGTCCCAATTGTTATAACTCGTATCTACGATATCGATAAAACCATTGTTTTAGAAGGAACCGGAGTAAGAATAATCTATCCTTCTATTCTCGTTTCCAATGAATTTTTCACTTTGGTTAAAGAGGAAGAAGATAAAAAAATTAAGGAGAGCAAAAAAAAATGA
- a CDS encoding unknown (no significant homology to UniProt) — MKKKSLILLSSLFLLAGCTTTPTTSSSSSRPSSSSSISASNCTTSLPSSTSSSTSTSTSSSSSSSTTPSSSTSTSSSTSTSTSSTTSSSSTSSIDQNLVAKKEEVSNYIASLSYDAYREAEQETLRTLVSSMQGVLNDSNDVDEIDAVFSAFKTQVSELKTKAQYEQEEAEELAKQLEQKKQEVLAKIEISSPTQYRSKEINELLAIQDTLKNQINAATSIEALEAIDLSPLSNAIATAKTNAMYTMEEILPFGEDAGWDLVNAHRDQMVLNEDKTITTKDDGYALDSTKYSGDMEVVFSVNADTYQSLSGLLFATKTSVSDGDGLDGFTLNIARGAGFEYIQVYHIDNFYGATAGSYEYIGGWVFTDDYPGEKVVNTELRAKISGTTLKIFKEADYQKYGENAKVCAVDLSFGGKYTVATERQLGIITWGNNGVPFTLKLSMLAGSTYIDGKEHAIELATNYFAKVDTTKYDTETASNINAKKASILGLAEDLDATYEDIISAINELKVMVKEADNYLANGAKIRATALMDAIFSTDNSTMSSWDVVVDHTMNQWTHEKGTNSVTTPTTVSAGWQLSKDRYSDIDLTFKIDGAQKANPYAGINAKSVLIGAESLGMYPKGYAVTVFQMETEAWVQVHYINNSINANFVCGICEWVDGQSIRVVIEGKTLSIYINGIKRDITIQDFSTRSEVELPDYNGGSIGILNWDDAQIQTTFTFEEFTGTKI, encoded by the coding sequence ATGAAAAAGAAATCATTAATCTTATTAAGTAGTTTATTTTTATTAGCAGGTTGTACAACAACTCCAACTACATCTAGTTCCAGTTCGCGTCCTTCCTCCTCATCTTCTATTTCTGCAAGCAATTGCACAACATCTTTACCATCATCCACTTCTTCAAGTACTTCGACTTCAACAAGCTCATCCTCTTCTTCTAGTACTACTCCTTCAAGTAGTACAAGTACAAGTTCATCAACTTCTACCTCAACTTCTTCAACAACTAGCTCTTCTTCTACATCATCAATTGATCAAAACTTAGTTGCTAAAAAAGAAGAAGTATCTAATTACATTGCTTCTTTAAGTTATGATGCATATCGCGAAGCTGAACAAGAAACATTAAGAACATTAGTTTCATCAATGCAAGGTGTTTTAAATGATTCAAATGATGTTGATGAAATTGATGCCGTCTTTTCAGCATTTAAGACTCAAGTTTCTGAATTGAAAACAAAAGCTCAATATGAACAAGAAGAAGCAGAAGAATTAGCTAAACAATTAGAACAAAAGAAACAAGAAGTATTAGCAAAAATAGAAATTTCTTCTCCAACCCAATATCGTTCTAAGGAAATCAATGAATTGTTAGCTATTCAAGATACATTGAAAAATCAAATCAATGCTGCAACAAGTATCGAAGCATTAGAAGCAATTGACTTATCACCTCTTTCAAATGCGATTGCAACTGCAAAGACAAATGCAATGTATACCATGGAAGAAATTCTTCCATTTGGTGAAGATGCTGGATGGGATTTAGTAAATGCTCATAGAGATCAGATGGTTTTAAACGAAGATAAGACCATAACAACTAAAGATGATGGTTATGCATTAGATTCGACAAAATATAGTGGAGATATGGAAGTAGTATTTTCAGTAAATGCCGACACATATCAAAGCTTATCTGGATTATTATTTGCAACTAAAACTTCAGTTTCTGACGGTGATGGACTTGATGGTTTCACACTTAATATTGCCCGTGGCGCAGGATTTGAATATATTCAAGTTTACCATATCGATAATTTCTATGGTGCAACGGCAGGATCTTATGAATATATTGGTGGATGGGTATTTACTGATGATTATCCTGGAGAAAAAGTTGTAAATACAGAATTACGTGCGAAAATTTCTGGAACAACATTAAAGATCTTTAAAGAAGCTGACTATCAAAAGTATGGAGAGAACGCTAAAGTTTGTGCTGTTGATTTAAGTTTTGGTGGTAAATATACTGTTGCTACTGAAAGACAATTAGGAATTATAACTTGGGGTAATAATGGAGTTCCATTTACCTTAAAGTTATCAATGCTTGCTGGATCAACATACATTGATGGAAAAGAACATGCGATAGAATTAGCTACTAATTATTTTGCTAAAGTTGATACAACAAAATACGATACTGAAACTGCTAGTAACATCAATGCTAAAAAAGCTAGTATTCTTGGATTAGCTGAAGATTTGGATGCAACATATGAAGATATAATTTCTGCTATTAATGAGCTAAAAGTAATGGTAAAAGAAGCCGATAATTATTTAGCAAATGGTGCAAAAATTAGAGCAACAGCTTTAATGGATGCAATCTTTAGTACAGATAATTCAACTATGAGTTCTTGGGATGTAGTAGTTGATCACACAATGAATCAATGGACTCATGAAAAAGGAACAAATTCTGTTACAACACCTACCACGGTAAGTGCAGGATGGCAACTTTCTAAAGATAGATATTCAGATATTGATTTAACTTTCAAGATTGATGGTGCACAAAAAGCTAATCCATATGCCGGTATCAATGCTAAAAGTGTTTTAATTGGAGCAGAAAGCTTAGGTATGTATCCAAAAGGCTATGCTGTAACAGTTTTCCAAATGGAAACAGAAGCTTGGGTTCAAGTACATTATATTAATAATAGTATTAACGCAAACTTTGTCTGTGGTATTTGTGAATGGGTTGATGGACAAAGTATTAGAGTTGTTATTGAAGGAAAGACATTATCTATTTATATCAATGGTATAAAAAGAGATATTACAATACAAGACTTTTCAACAAGATCTGAAGTAGAATTGCCAGATTATAATGGTGGTAGTATTGGTATCTTAAACTGGGATGATGCTCAAATTCAAACAACATTTACATTTGAAGAATTTACTGGTACTAAAATTTAA
- a CDS encoding tRK system potassium uptake protein TrkH (product inferred by homology to UniProt): protein MNREIKKEMVISGGKLALGYIGLLTGIIGIVLLIPLFVSISLPLERKYWWNFFAPAIIMIICGFSTFLGLLYKKEHGQLSNRQSSFIVLTSWIISILGTAVPFWSSGLLNFHQSIFEVSSGWTTTGMSVLDVEQGNIYSFLTLRALCMLFGGIGIILVMISVFSDRYGLRLYSAEGHGDSFLPNLLRSARLMFAIYIGLITVGIISYMIFGMSFFDAFVHSITAVATGGFSNYNDSIAHFSIENGYNIIQVCGIQVTSIILMFSGSISFISFAFLLRGDFKTFFKNFENHAELVILVIVIPLILILSITSNTVTSNNALMYSVFFTISAMSTTGFQIMSIDINTLNPAICFIFILIMLIGCQSSSTCGGIKVGRISLLYHSLVIKLRNSANNLNIKRADYVNVYGKDMFLDEALLHDNNIFILTYLGIYLAGAFLFTLGGSSLNQSLFESASMISTIGFSTGMVNLSSPTYYYYVGASLMIFGRFELFMVIYGIIYIFSIPFNKIKLLLSRRK from the coding sequence ATGAATCGTGAAATAAAAAAAGAAATGGTTATTTCCGGTGGCAAACTCGCCCTAGGATATATCGGATTATTAACAGGAATTATCGGGATAGTTTTATTAATTCCTTTATTTGTCAGTATTTCTCTTCCTCTTGAAAGAAAATATTGGTGGAATTTTTTTGCGCCAGCAATAATAATGATAATCTGTGGATTTTCTACTTTCTTGGGGCTTCTTTATAAAAAAGAACATGGGCAATTATCCAATAGACAATCCTCATTTATTGTCTTGACTTCGTGGATTATTTCTATACTTGGTACCGCTGTTCCTTTTTGGTCTTCTGGACTTTTAAATTTTCATCAATCCATTTTTGAAGTCAGTTCTGGATGGACAACAACAGGAATGTCAGTTCTCGATGTTGAACAAGGGAATATCTATTCTTTTTTGACTCTAAGAGCTCTCTGTATGCTTTTTGGTGGAATAGGTATTATTCTCGTCATGATTTCAGTATTCTCTGATAGATATGGTTTAAGATTATATTCAGCCGAAGGTCATGGTGATAGTTTTCTTCCTAATCTATTGAGATCAGCTAGATTAATGTTTGCAATATACATCGGATTGATCACAGTTGGAATTATTTCCTATATGATTTTCGGCATGTCATTTTTTGATGCTTTTGTCCATTCAATTACCGCTGTAGCTACTGGAGGATTCTCTAATTACAATGATTCTATCGCTCATTTTTCCATAGAAAATGGCTATAACATCATTCAAGTATGTGGAATACAAGTTACCAGTATTATCTTGATGTTTTCCGGTTCTATTTCTTTCATCTCCTTCGCTTTTCTTTTAAGGGGAGACTTTAAAACTTTTTTTAAAAACTTTGAAAATCACGCTGAACTTGTCATTCTTGTCATCGTTATTCCACTCATTTTAATTCTATCAATAACTTCAAATACTGTTACAAGCAACAATGCTTTGATGTATTCAGTATTTTTCACAATTTCTGCAATGTCTACAACTGGTTTCCAAATTATGTCGATCGATATAAATACTTTAAATCCAGCTATTTGCTTTATTTTTATCCTTATTATGTTGATCGGTTGTCAATCGAGTTCTACTTGTGGCGGTATCAAAGTTGGAAGGATTTCTCTGCTTTATCACTCCTTGGTCATCAAGCTTAGAAATTCGGCAAATAATCTTAATATCAAGCGTGCTGATTATGTCAATGTCTACGGCAAAGATATGTTTTTAGATGAAGCCTTGCTTCATGACAACAATATTTTTATTCTTACTTATTTAGGAATATATTTAGCTGGTGCTTTCTTATTTACTCTCGGTGGCAGCAGTCTTAATCAATCTTTATTTGAATCTGCCAGCATGATATCAACCATAGGTTTTTCAACGGGAATGGTCAATTTAAGTTCTCCAACTTACTATTATTATGTCGGTGCTAGCTTGATGATCTTCGGTCGTTTTGAATTATTCATGGTCATTTATGGTATAATTTATATATTCTCTATTCCTTTCAACAAAATCAAATTATTGCTCTCACGGAGGAAATAA
- a CDS encoding trkA-N domain-containing protein (product inferred by homology to UniProt), whose product MNIVIAGGQTKADFLISMFKKGKHNLVVINDDEDYADFLSKKHHINVIVADASSGIVLKQANIENFDIMVAVTPSDAANLAICQLSKKMLHIKKTVAAVNDPKNVDAFTKLGVDTTISATYLISKYIEKASILENMTRTIVSEYDSLAITSIIIQENSMMAGRTLSQIKLPNGISLGAIMRGNDVIVPNGQTTIYPNDKILIITPSNLQEKAIELINSKK is encoded by the coding sequence ATGAATATAGTTATTGCTGGAGGTCAAACTAAAGCTGACTTCCTCATTTCAATGTTTAAAAAAGGAAAGCATAACCTTGTTGTCATCAACGATGATGAGGATTACGCTGATTTTTTGAGTAAAAAACATCATATCAATGTCATTGTTGCCGATGCTTCCTCAGGAATTGTTTTAAAACAAGCCAATATTGAAAATTTCGATATTATGGTCGCTGTAACTCCAAGCGATGCAGCAAATCTTGCCATTTGTCAGCTTTCTAAAAAAATGCTCCATATCAAAAAGACTGTAGCGGCAGTCAACGACCCCAAAAACGTTGATGCCTTCACAAAGTTAGGAGTAGATACAACAATCAGCGCTACTTATTTAATTTCCAAATATATCGAAAAAGCTTCGATATTAGAAAATATGACCAGAACCATCGTATCAGAATACGATAGTTTAGCTATCACTTCAATCATCATTCAAGAGAATAGTATGATGGCAGGAAGAACTCTTAGTCAAATTAAACTTCCTAATGGTATTTCTTTAGGAGCTATCATGCGTGGCAATGATGTAATAGTCCCTAATGGTCAAACAACTATCTACCCCAATGATAAAATCCTTATCATCACTCCAAGCAATTTACAAGAAAAAGCTATTGAGCTTATCAATTCAAAGAAATAA
- a CDS encoding aBC transporter ATPase component (product inferred by homology to UniProt), translating to MYLLSATGILKEFQGEPLTSPLTFNIDENEKIALIGSNGCGKSTLIKMLIGELEPDKGHVTLSKNCTIGYLSQSVISDLSHTLYEEAEEVFKPLMEEEKFLEDLCEKIAEDPSNTELLDTYSHREPLFREKDGYNFRYKIRLILNYFKFKEEDYNRPITSFSGGERMKIAFAKLLLLNPSLLILDEPTNHLDISTIEWLEEYLKSYKGAILFVSHDRYFINSLATRVLEIEKGKLESYSGNYDKYAAEKKVRYESQLKLYLKEEKQKQKLEWFIKFYMPKPRFVSRAHDREKKLARLEKTRVEKPTEVKNKVHIDFQGKLRVGKRVFETKELAVGYDKPLISDIEFSFFGGDKLAIMGDNGSGKTTFIKTLLGKIKPYSGKICFYDNFNIGYLPQDGLLIRSNKTVLDYFRDLFPLLTLQEVYNTLGAFDFSREDDEKIVDNLSGGEKMRLVLSTLVEQKYDILVLDEPTNHLDMMTKEELIEAIGKYKGSIIIISHDRSFVDNLCNCLLYFENNKAYYYQGDYSHFKVVMLDDILQEKLDIEKARLEEERKQDTLYHLELEKARVKFKDDKPLKPRPKLAKNKIEEKMARLERLIGEDEVKLDDPEYYWDQSKLNALQEELDNYNKEYEELMEMLSLYDQ from the coding sequence ATGTATTTACTATCAGCAACTGGTATATTAAAAGAATTTCAAGGTGAACCATTGACTTCTCCTCTAACTTTTAATATTGACGAAAATGAAAAAATTGCCCTCATCGGCAGCAATGGATGTGGAAAATCCACGCTTATTAAAATGCTTATCGGAGAATTAGAACCTGATAAAGGTCACGTAACTTTAAGCAAAAACTGCACTATCGGTTACCTTTCTCAAAGCGTCATATCCGATTTATCCCATACTTTATATGAAGAAGCAGAAGAAGTTTTTAAGCCTTTAATGGAAGAAGAAAAATTTCTAGAAGATCTCTGTGAAAAAATTGCCGAAGATCCTTCAAATACCGAACTTCTTGATACTTACTCTCACCGCGAACCGCTTTTCAGAGAAAAAGATGGTTATAACTTCCGCTATAAAATTCGCTTGATTTTAAACTATTTTAAATTCAAAGAAGAAGATTATAATCGACCTATCACTTCTTTTTCCGGCGGAGAAAGAATGAAAATAGCTTTTGCTAAACTGCTTTTATTGAATCCTTCTCTTTTAATTCTCGATGAACCGACAAACCATTTGGATATTTCGACCATCGAATGGCTAGAAGAATATTTAAAAAGCTATAAAGGAGCCATTCTTTTTGTCTCTCACGATCGTTACTTCATCAATTCTTTAGCCACAAGAGTTCTCGAAATTGAAAAAGGTAAATTAGAATCTTATTCAGGTAACTATGATAAATATGCTGCTGAAAAAAAAGTTAGGTATGAATCACAATTAAAGCTATACCTAAAGGAAGAAAAACAAAAACAAAAACTTGAATGGTTCATTAAATTTTATATGCCAAAACCACGCTTTGTTTCTCGTGCTCATGACCGTGAAAAAAAACTTGCCAGATTAGAAAAAACAAGAGTTGAAAAACCTACTGAAGTTAAAAATAAAGTTCATATCGATTTTCAAGGAAAGCTCAGAGTAGGAAAAAGAGTATTTGAAACAAAAGAACTCGCTGTCGGCTATGATAAACCTCTTATTTCTGATATCGAATTTTCATTTTTCGGTGGTGATAAACTTGCAATTATGGGCGATAATGGCTCAGGAAAAACTACTTTTATCAAAACACTTTTAGGAAAGATAAAACCTTACTCCGGAAAAATTTGTTTCTACGATAATTTCAATATCGGTTACTTACCTCAAGATGGACTTTTAATCCGCAGCAATAAAACTGTCCTTGATTATTTCCGTGATCTTTTCCCTCTTTTGACCCTTCAAGAGGTCTACAATACTTTAGGCGCATTTGATTTCTCCCGCGAAGATGATGAAAAAATAGTTGATAATCTTTCCGGTGGTGAAAAAATGCGTCTAGTATTATCGACACTGGTTGAACAAAAATATGACATTTTAGTTCTCGACGAACCGACAAACCATCTCGATATGATGACTAAAGAAGAACTGATTGAAGCCATTGGAAAATATAAAGGGTCCATCATAATCATTTCTCACGATCGTTCATTTGTCGATAACCTTTGTAATTGTCTGCTTTATTTTGAAAACAATAAAGCTTATTATTATCAAGGCGATTATTCGCATTTCAAAGTTGTAATGCTCGATGATATCCTCCAAGAAAAGCTCGATATCGAAAAAGCTCGTTTGGAAGAAGAAAGAAAACAAGATACCTTATATCATCTCGAACTTGAAAAAGCTCGTGTTAAATTCAAAGATGATAAACCATTAAAACCTCGTCCAAAACTAGCAAAAAATAAAATCGAAGAAAAAATGGCTCGACTTGAAAGGCTTATCGGAGAAGATGAAGTTAAGCTAGATGACCCAGAATACTATTGGGATCAATCAAAGCTCAACGCCTTACAAGAGGAGCTTGATAATTACAATAAAGAATACGAAGAATTGATGGAAATGCTTTCTTTATATGACCAGTAA
- a CDS encoding putative permease (product inferred by homology to UniProt): MKKIGKVLNNYFKLQERGSTVFKEILGGVLVFFAMLYILPVNTSIISSTGISSGAVFAATAICSGICCLIMGIVGNYPVALSAGMGMNAYLAFTVCGQLGYTWQEGLAVVILSGIIFFIFTVTPIRRIIIDAIPQSLKYTISAGLGAFICFVGLKMGGIIQANGSTFVSLGNLNPANGNAYVLLALFGIILAFALMVVKNKYINTFAILISMFVVAAIGLILGAFNVPNMPSFSGDTGSIGDIKDVFGKSILAIPTILTKPQTYGVVFSFVMVHLFDTSATLIAISEPIGAIDKETGKVKVGTRVMMADATGGIISGIFGTSPVTSFAESTVGVESGARTGIAAITTGLLFFLSLAIFPVFNVFAGINVNGTVYTPCTSMALVSVGALMFSNLRKINWDNKIDVMACFITFIMILLTYSITNGIALGLIFYAVMRLVSGKGKETSPVIWILAVLFTAMFVVDIFVTSSSSLSVLNCFLNLRRN; the protein is encoded by the coding sequence ATGAAAAAAATAGGCAAGGTATTGAATAATTATTTTAAACTGCAGGAAAGAGGATCGACAGTTTTTAAAGAGATTCTCGGCGGAGTTTTAGTATTTTTTGCAATGCTTTATATTCTTCCAGTTAATACTTCGATTATTAGTTCAACTGGTATTTCTTCTGGAGCAGTTTTTGCTGCAACCGCAATTTGTTCTGGAATTTGTTGTCTTATTATGGGAATTGTAGGCAATTATCCTGTAGCGTTATCTGCTGGTATGGGAATGAATGCTTATTTGGCTTTTACAGTATGTGGACAACTTGGTTATACTTGGCAAGAAGGTCTAGCTGTTGTCATTCTTTCCGGAATAATATTTTTTATTTTTACAGTTACCCCAATTCGGAGAATAATAATTGATGCTATTCCACAATCTTTAAAATATACTATTTCGGCTGGGTTAGGCGCTTTCATCTGCTTTGTAGGACTTAAAATGGGCGGAATTATTCAAGCTAATGGTTCAACTTTTGTGTCTTTAGGTAACTTAAATCCAGCGAATGGAAATGCCTATGTTTTATTGGCGTTATTTGGAATAATTTTAGCGTTTGCTTTGATGGTGGTAAAAAATAAATACATCAACACTTTCGCGATTTTGATATCGATGTTTGTTGTGGCTGCAATCGGTTTGATATTAGGGGCTTTTAATGTTCCCAATATGCCTAGTTTTTCAGGTGATACTGGATCTATTGGTGATATAAAAGATGTTTTTGGAAAGAGTATTTTAGCTATACCGACTATTTTAACAAAGCCGCAAACTTATGGTGTCGTATTTTCTTTTGTTATGGTTCATCTTTTTGATACTTCGGCAACACTTATTGCAATAAGTGAACCGATAGGTGCAATTGATAAAGAAACAGGAAAAGTTAAAGTTGGTACTAGAGTAATGATGGCTGATGCAACAGGGGGAATTATTTCTGGTATCTTTGGTACTTCGCCTGTCACATCATTTGCTGAATCAACAGTTGGTGTTGAAAGTGGTGCCAGAACTGGTATCGCTGCAATAACTACAGGTTTATTATTCTTTTTAAGTTTAGCTATATTTCCAGTTTTTAATGTTTTTGCCGGAATCAACGTCAATGGAACAGTGTATACTCCATGTACATCGATGGCTTTAGTTTCAGTTGGGGCTTTGATGTTTTCTAATCTACGTAAGATAAATTGGGATAACAAAATTGATGTCATGGCTTGTTTTATAACATTTATCATGATTTTATTAACTTATTCAATTACCAATGGTATCGCCTTGGGATTGATATTTTATGCAGTGATGCGCTTAGTATCTGGAAAAGGAAAAGAAACTTCGCCAGTTATTTGGATATTAGCAGTTTTATTTACAGCGATGTTTGTTGTCGATATATTTGTTACTTCTTCAAGTAGTTTAAGTGTATTGAACTGTTTTCTAAATTTGCGAAGAAATTAA
- a CDS encoding unknown (no significant homology to UniProt): MEEIDKLDKATTFIYAILIFMNTFYIFGFLLFNANINLRFNTNMFFIVMPIVIFVVSIPGIVLGVYYLIDCIRKRKKTIMAIIDTCMVFIAFVLIIGTAILYFKVIV; this comes from the coding sequence ATGGAAGAAATCGATAAATTAGATAAAGCAACAACATTTATATATGCCATATTAATATTTATGAACACTTTTTATATTTTTGGGTTCTTACTTTTTAATGCTAATATTAATTTGCGTTTTAATACTAATATGTTTTTTATCGTCATGCCGATAGTTATTTTTGTTGTTTCAATTCCTGGAATTGTTTTAGGTGTTTATTATTTAATTGATTGCATACGAAAAAGAAAGAAAACTATAATGGCAATAATTGATACATGTATGGTTTTTATTGCCTTTGTCTTAATTATTGGAACAGCGATTTTATATTTTAAAGTAATAGTTTAA
- a CDS encoding prepilin-type N-terminal cleavage/methylation domain-containing protein (product inferred by homology to UniProt), whose amino-acid sequence MKKFSKKLKKGFTLVELVVVIAIIAILSAASVATYFGVTTSARKTTGKAEAQQVMDVIRVAALDESDDSIKAVQGTDSKYSLKFKNAAAEGKGELSQLVSLLATNGIVVNGTNTSTIAQVSEANDTDGTMAQLKYSTAYYSYTIDFSNFTVGEAAALTE is encoded by the coding sequence ATGAAAAAATTTAGTAAGAAACTCAAAAAAGGTTTCACACTCGTCGAATTAGTCGTCGTAATTGCAATCATTGCTATTTTATCAGCAGCATCAGTTGCAACATACTTCGGTGTCACAACAAGTGCACGTAAGACAACAGGAAAAGCAGAAGCTCAACAAGTTATGGATGTTATCCGTGTTGCTGCATTAGATGAAAGCGATGATAGCATAAAAGCAGTACAAGGTACAGATAGTAAATATTCACTTAAATTTAAAAATGCTGCAGCTGAAGGTAAAGGTGAATTATCTCAATTAGTCTCTTTATTAGCAACAAATGGAATTGTTGTCAATGGAACTAATACTTCAACAATTGCTCAAGTTAGTGAAGCTAATGATACTGATGGAACAATGGCTCAATTAAAATACAGCACAGCTTATTATTCTTATACAATCGACTTCTCTAATTTTACAGTTGGTGAAGCAGCAGCTTTAACTGAATAA
- a CDS encoding unknown (no significant homology to UniProt), translating into MKFIKGLIKFILGLLIIGGGTYVFVRVKYGIDPINTINQLSQLNEKVDEKKLAPDPFDENDLTGAMTSLNNSVPNLVSYDEQNGYSFNYSIDKRFVATYQITDKELGALADTLLKTQAKDGIKIGDTLVPISLIDFSFSPNIISGETITTFSVLVKISLDPFIAKMSSFPLNMLRNKVPENLYVNSIFDVTKTDDSFGYNVNHNTLKLNYLTSADSEDFINTLNALLSIGTAESLNMTIGSKIMDLLIGTQFDPGLIYNLSYLGATTYEFSYTNNQNLLTVK; encoded by the coding sequence ATGAAATTTATAAAAGGTTTAATCAAATTTATTCTCGGATTACTTATCATAGGCGGCGGAACTTATGTTTTTGTCAGAGTAAAATATGGTATCGATCCAATCAATACAATCAATCAACTTTCTCAATTAAATGAAAAAGTCGATGAAAAAAAGTTAGCACCAGATCCATTCGATGAAAATGATCTGACTGGCGCTATGACTTCACTTAATAATTCCGTTCCAAATTTAGTATCATACGATGAACAAAATGGCTACTCATTCAACTATAGTATCGATAAAAGATTTGTAGCAACATATCAAATTACCGATAAAGAACTTGGGGCTTTAGCTGATACATTGCTTAAAACTCAAGCAAAAGATGGTATAAAAATCGGCGATACACTTGTTCCTATTTCACTTATCGACTTCTCTTTTTCACCAAACATAATCAGTGGAGAAACAATAACTACTTTCTCAGTATTAGTTAAGATTTCTCTTGATCCATTTATAGCAAAGATGAGCTCCTTCCCTCTCAATATGTTAAGAAATAAAGTTCCTGAAAATTTATATGTCAATTCAATATTTGATGTAACAAAAACTGATGACAGCTTTGGATATAATGTTAATCACAATACTCTCAAACTCAACTACTTAACCTCCGCCGATTCCGAAGATTTCATCAATACATTAAATGCCTTATTATCAATTGGTACAGCTGAATCATTGAATATGACCATCGGTTCTAAAATTATGGATTTATTAATCGGTACACAATTCGACCCTGGTCTAATATATAATCTTTCCTATCTTGGAGCAACAACATACGAATTCAGTTATACAAACAATCAAAATTTATTGACAGTAAAATAA